A portion of the Bactrocera neohumeralis isolate Rockhampton chromosome 2, APGP_CSIRO_Bneo_wtdbg2-racon-allhic-juicebox.fasta_v2, whole genome shotgun sequence genome contains these proteins:
- the LOC126752198 gene encoding WD repeat-containing protein 20 isoform X2, translating into MAAQLDPNVKDDLKTQFVTREGTYRLLTLSEYSRPNRVGYNTNQSSPQVRVSIVSLPNNNPCPNTISGTSGGGSTAVAGSINGNVNGSATNNSKGSGDGSANGSNASATGSLVNGQQQAAYGVPATMDARLGAGISMHTMINGGSDGQNGLASQIYGGDRICFNFGRELYVYAFRGVKKGAEMTKPIDKKFYKGTNPSCHDFNATTATSTGAPLLVGFTTGQIQLVSPQPGPRELRKLYNEERLIDKTKVTCLKWLPNSPNLFLASHASGNLYLYNEDLPCTPTAPNYQPFKMGDGYTILTCKSKSTRNPLYKWIFNTENCCINEFCFSPCGSNLAIVSQDGFLRVFHYDTMELLGIARSYFGGFLCVCWSPDGKYIVVGGEDDLVTVWSLHERRVVARGQGHRSWVSVVAFDPYTTSYTNWDGGDFSDDENQMNEYGIGREARFSADSTANGFDYIPGVSSIAHEKNSTPNHTRQRPHSASFRSDASSSAALAPDKLAISYRLGSVSQDTQICLWDITEDVLRHPLSLRQRVNSVNLNDTSYMNGGIDADGIKVIRPIAIGNISAPFSPPQHTSSPTKETVAPENNSNSSSSKFSTANCTISSQSSNANTPPDEAMPAGSNTTGNSNSNIKANNTNNKVNATGNNKDTASTVSTSGYNSKNSNSSTKSSDSSVSAFNSLTQRFSNFSFLSNSDKKTTSSITGSFDASQIAATHRTHRKGMSLLKSNNQTNNSNHNHQAYGAGSSATASGNDHNSGSGGGGIGNSSTTAHSFGSLKLGKSNTHSHSSSLSAASNAVVTSYDPMKLIGTPSCPRFDECPLLEPLICKKIAHERLSALIFREDCFLTACQDGFIYTWARPGYATQNVPQHLSPSQAAPPGGTVI; encoded by the exons ATGGCCGCACAACTCGATCCGAATGTCAAGGACGACTTGAAGACTCAGTTCGTGACGCGTGAAGGCACCTACCGGTTACTCACGCTGTCTGAGTACTCCCGTCCAAATCGTGTTGGCTACAATACCAATCAAAGTTCACCGCAAGTGCGTGTTTCCATTGTGTCGCTGCCTAATAATAACCCGTGTCCAAATACAATAAGTGGCACAAGCGGTGGTGGTAGCACCGCtgtagctggctctataaatgGCAATGTGAATGGTTCTGCAACAAATAATTCCAAAGGAAGTGGTGATGGTTCTGCGAATGGTAGCAATGCGTCCGCCACTGGTTCTTTAGTGAATGGTCAACAACAGGCTGCTTACGGTGTGCCAGCTACCATGGATGCGCGACTTGGTGCGGGCATTTCTATGCATACAATGATCAACGGTGGCTCGGATGGACAAAATGGTCTGGCTAGTCAAATCTATGGAGGTGATCGGATTTGTTTCAATTTCGGCAGGGAATTATACGTCTATGCATTTAGAGGAGTGAAAAAG ggtGCAGAAATGACCAAACCGATCGACAAGAAGTTCTATAAAGGCACCAATCCGAGTTGTCATGACTTCAACGCGACTACAGCCACCTCGACTGGCGCGCCGCTGCTCGTCGGTTTCACCACAGGGCAAATCCAGCTCGTTTCCCCACAGCCAGGACCACGTGAGCTGCGCAAGCTATACAATGAAGAG CGGCTGATTGACAAGACCAAAGTGACATGCCTGAAATGGTTACCGAATTCACCGAATTTATTTTTGGCTTCGCACGCATCAGGCAATCTGTATTTATACAACGAGGACCTCCCTTGCACACCGACTGCGCCCAACTATCAGCCCTTTAAAATGGGCGACGGCTATACAATACTCACCTGCAAATCGAAATCGACGCGTAATCCACTGTACAAATGGATATTCAACACCGAGAATTGCTGCATCAACGAGTTTTGCTTCTCGCCATGTGGTTCCAATTTGGCCATCGTCTCGCAGGATGGCTTTCTGCGTGTCTTTCACTATGACACCATGGAGTTGCTGGGCATAGCGCGTTCCTATTTCGGTGgctttttgtgtgtgtgttggtcgCCAGACGGCAAATACATTGTGGTCGGCGGCGAAGATGACCTGGTGACGGTGTGGTCGCTGCACGAACGACGTGTAGTGGCACGCGGTCAAGGTCATCGTTCATGGGTGTCCGTGGTGGCATTTGATCCCTACACCACATCGTACACCAACTGGGATGGCGGTGACTTTTCCGACGACGAAAATCAAATGAACGAATACGGCATTGGGCGAGAGGCGCGTTTCTCGGCCGATTCAACGGCTAATGGCTTCGATTACATACCCGGTGTCAGCAGCATTGCGCATGAGAAGAACTCCACACCGAATCATACACGACAGCGGCCACATTCAGCATCGTTTCGTTCGGATGCATCGTCATCAGCGGCGCTGGCACCGGATAAACTGGCGATTAGCTATCGTCTGGGCTCGGTCAGTCAGGATACGCAAATTTGTCTGTGGGACATAACAGAGGATGTGCTGAGACACCCATTGTCGCTGCGTCAACGAGTCAATAGCGTTAATTTGAATGATACTAGTTATATGAACGGCGGTATCGATGCGGATGGCATCAAAGTGATACGGCCAATAGCCATAGGTAATATATCGGCACCATTCTCACCACCACAACACACCAGCAGTCCAACGAAAGAAACAGTAGCGCCTgagaacaacagcaacagcagctcaAGTAAATTTTCTACAGCGAACTGCACCATATCATCGCAATCGTCGAACGCCAATACGCCACCGGATGAGGCAATGCCAGCCGGCAGCAATACAACAGGGAATAGCAACAGTAACATCAAAGcaaacaataccaacaacaaggTGAATGCAACAG GTAACAACAAGGACACAGCTTCGACAGTCTCCACGTCCGGCTACAACAGCAAGAACTCGAATAGTTCCACCAAGTCTTCAGATTCGAGCGTCTCGGCATTCAACAGCCTCACGCAGCGCTTTTCGAATTTCAGCTTTCTAAGCAACTCGGACAAGAAGACGACCTCCTCAATAACTGGTTCCTTTGATGCGTCACAAATTGCGGCGACGCATCGCACACATCGTAAGGGCATGAGTCTGCTCAAGTCCAACAACCAAACGAATAACAGCAATCACAACCACCAAGCATATGGTGCGGGTAGCAGCGCGACAGCCAGCGGCAACGACCACAATAgtggcagcggcggcggcggcattGGCAACAGCAGCACGACGGCGCATAGCTTCGGTTCACTTAAGCTGGGCAAATCCAATACACATtcacacagctcatcgttgAGCGCAGCATCCAATGCTGTAGTGACTTCCTACGATCCCATGAAACTGATCGGCACACCCTCGTGTCCACGCTTCGACGAATGTCCACTGCTCGAGCCGCtgatatgcaagaaaatcgcgCATGAGCGTCTCTCGGCGTTGATATTTCGTGAAGATTGCTTCCTAACCGCGTGCCAAGATGGCTTTATCTACACATGGGCCCGGCCCGGCTATGCAACC CAAAATGTACCACAGCATTTATCACCAAGTCAAGCGGCGCCTCCCGGTGGTACGGTAATATAG
- the LOC126752198 gene encoding WD repeat-containing protein 20 isoform X1, whose product MAAQLDPNVKDDLKTQFVTREGTYRLLTLSEYSRPNRVGYNTNQSSPQVRVSIVSLPNNNPCPNTISGTSGGGSTAVAGSINGNVNGSATNNSKGSGDGSANGSNASATGSLVNGQQQAAYGVPATMDARLGAGISMHTMINGGSDGQNGLASQIYGGDRICFNFGRELYVYAFRGVKKGAEMTKPIDKKFYKGTNPSCHDFNATTATSTGAPLLVGFTTGQIQLVSPQPGPRELRKLYNEERLIDKTKVTCLKWLPNSPNLFLASHASGNLYLYNEDLPCTPTAPNYQPFKMGDGYTILTCKSKSTRNPLYKWIFNTENCCINEFCFSPCGSNLAIVSQDGFLRVFHYDTMELLGIARSYFGGFLCVCWSPDGKYIVVGGEDDLVTVWSLHERRVVARGQGHRSWVSVVAFDPYTTSYTNWDGGDFSDDENQMNEYGIGREARFSADSTANGFDYIPGVSSIAHEKNSTPNHTRQRPHSASFRSDASSSAALAPDKLAISYRLGSVSQDTQICLWDITEDVLRHPLSLRQRVNSVNLNDTSYMNGGIDADGIKVIRPIAIGNISAPFSPPQHTSSPTKETVAPENNSNSSSSKFSTANCTISSQSSNANTPPDEAMPAGSNTTGNSNSNIKANNTNNKVNATGNSIKFPNCISATKSDSIEGNNKDTASTVSTSGYNSKNSNSSTKSSDSSVSAFNSLTQRFSNFSFLSNSDKKTTSSITGSFDASQIAATHRTHRKGMSLLKSNNQTNNSNHNHQAYGAGSSATASGNDHNSGSGGGGIGNSSTTAHSFGSLKLGKSNTHSHSSSLSAASNAVVTSYDPMKLIGTPSCPRFDECPLLEPLICKKIAHERLSALIFREDCFLTACQDGFIYTWARPGYATQNVPQHLSPSQAAPPGGTVI is encoded by the exons ATGGCCGCACAACTCGATCCGAATGTCAAGGACGACTTGAAGACTCAGTTCGTGACGCGTGAAGGCACCTACCGGTTACTCACGCTGTCTGAGTACTCCCGTCCAAATCGTGTTGGCTACAATACCAATCAAAGTTCACCGCAAGTGCGTGTTTCCATTGTGTCGCTGCCTAATAATAACCCGTGTCCAAATACAATAAGTGGCACAAGCGGTGGTGGTAGCACCGCtgtagctggctctataaatgGCAATGTGAATGGTTCTGCAACAAATAATTCCAAAGGAAGTGGTGATGGTTCTGCGAATGGTAGCAATGCGTCCGCCACTGGTTCTTTAGTGAATGGTCAACAACAGGCTGCTTACGGTGTGCCAGCTACCATGGATGCGCGACTTGGTGCGGGCATTTCTATGCATACAATGATCAACGGTGGCTCGGATGGACAAAATGGTCTGGCTAGTCAAATCTATGGAGGTGATCGGATTTGTTTCAATTTCGGCAGGGAATTATACGTCTATGCATTTAGAGGAGTGAAAAAG ggtGCAGAAATGACCAAACCGATCGACAAGAAGTTCTATAAAGGCACCAATCCGAGTTGTCATGACTTCAACGCGACTACAGCCACCTCGACTGGCGCGCCGCTGCTCGTCGGTTTCACCACAGGGCAAATCCAGCTCGTTTCCCCACAGCCAGGACCACGTGAGCTGCGCAAGCTATACAATGAAGAG CGGCTGATTGACAAGACCAAAGTGACATGCCTGAAATGGTTACCGAATTCACCGAATTTATTTTTGGCTTCGCACGCATCAGGCAATCTGTATTTATACAACGAGGACCTCCCTTGCACACCGACTGCGCCCAACTATCAGCCCTTTAAAATGGGCGACGGCTATACAATACTCACCTGCAAATCGAAATCGACGCGTAATCCACTGTACAAATGGATATTCAACACCGAGAATTGCTGCATCAACGAGTTTTGCTTCTCGCCATGTGGTTCCAATTTGGCCATCGTCTCGCAGGATGGCTTTCTGCGTGTCTTTCACTATGACACCATGGAGTTGCTGGGCATAGCGCGTTCCTATTTCGGTGgctttttgtgtgtgtgttggtcgCCAGACGGCAAATACATTGTGGTCGGCGGCGAAGATGACCTGGTGACGGTGTGGTCGCTGCACGAACGACGTGTAGTGGCACGCGGTCAAGGTCATCGTTCATGGGTGTCCGTGGTGGCATTTGATCCCTACACCACATCGTACACCAACTGGGATGGCGGTGACTTTTCCGACGACGAAAATCAAATGAACGAATACGGCATTGGGCGAGAGGCGCGTTTCTCGGCCGATTCAACGGCTAATGGCTTCGATTACATACCCGGTGTCAGCAGCATTGCGCATGAGAAGAACTCCACACCGAATCATACACGACAGCGGCCACATTCAGCATCGTTTCGTTCGGATGCATCGTCATCAGCGGCGCTGGCACCGGATAAACTGGCGATTAGCTATCGTCTGGGCTCGGTCAGTCAGGATACGCAAATTTGTCTGTGGGACATAACAGAGGATGTGCTGAGACACCCATTGTCGCTGCGTCAACGAGTCAATAGCGTTAATTTGAATGATACTAGTTATATGAACGGCGGTATCGATGCGGATGGCATCAAAGTGATACGGCCAATAGCCATAGGTAATATATCGGCACCATTCTCACCACCACAACACACCAGCAGTCCAACGAAAGAAACAGTAGCGCCTgagaacaacagcaacagcagctcaAGTAAATTTTCTACAGCGAACTGCACCATATCATCGCAATCGTCGAACGCCAATACGCCACCGGATGAGGCAATGCCAGCCGGCAGCAATACAACAGGGAATAGCAACAGTAACATCAAAGcaaacaataccaacaacaaggTGAATGCAACAGGTAACTCAATAAAATTTCCCAACTGCATCAGTGCCACCAAATCGGACTCCATTGAAGGTAACAACAAGGACACAGCTTCGACAGTCTCCACGTCCGGCTACAACAGCAAGAACTCGAATAGTTCCACCAAGTCTTCAGATTCGAGCGTCTCGGCATTCAACAGCCTCACGCAGCGCTTTTCGAATTTCAGCTTTCTAAGCAACTCGGACAAGAAGACGACCTCCTCAATAACTGGTTCCTTTGATGCGTCACAAATTGCGGCGACGCATCGCACACATCGTAAGGGCATGAGTCTGCTCAAGTCCAACAACCAAACGAATAACAGCAATCACAACCACCAAGCATATGGTGCGGGTAGCAGCGCGACAGCCAGCGGCAACGACCACAATAgtggcagcggcggcggcggcattGGCAACAGCAGCACGACGGCGCATAGCTTCGGTTCACTTAAGCTGGGCAAATCCAATACACATtcacacagctcatcgttgAGCGCAGCATCCAATGCTGTAGTGACTTCCTACGATCCCATGAAACTGATCGGCACACCCTCGTGTCCACGCTTCGACGAATGTCCACTGCTCGAGCCGCtgatatgcaagaaaatcgcgCATGAGCGTCTCTCGGCGTTGATATTTCGTGAAGATTGCTTCCTAACCGCGTGCCAAGATGGCTTTATCTACACATGGGCCCGGCCCGGCTATGCAACC CAAAATGTACCACAGCATTTATCACCAAGTCAAGCGGCGCCTCCCGGTGGTACGGTAATATAG
- the LOC126764839 gene encoding uncharacterized protein LOC126764839, whose amino-acid sequence MQLITHIPLLLALSASLCYASSSTYDGKPGCKTPGEIGNLYRNFWDPMRYWRCIGLDMEPLRESCPDVTAFQQSLGRCVPWRYWKWEVPVYPPSCPTGVMCIQTEPQPSSLYLQQLYPQQTPQALSPISPLYPRGPQQTLVPTSSLYPYAAPQAFIPTSPLYPQALPQALVSTSPLYPQALPQGQASISHQYPQAAPQTLVSHLYPQASPQSLVPTSSFAQPQVSTKPQFIGPLTPQPSPSPQNVHSPQPSQPFVPPQSPLVWSSPHLSPQSQQVLNTPYPMISSRPQYPVGHNV is encoded by the exons ATGCAGCTTATAA CTCACATACCGCTGCTCCTTGCGCTTAGTGCCAGCCTTTGCTATGCGTCGAGCAGCACGTACGATGGCAAGCCGGGTTGCAAGACGCCGGGCGAAATCGGTAATCTGTATAGAAACTTTTGGGATCCGATGCGTTATTGGCGTTGCATTGGTTTAGATATGGAGCCGCTGCGAGAGAGTTGTCCCGATGTTACCGCCTTCCAACAGAGTTTGGGTCGTTGTGTTCCGTGGCGATATTGGAAATGGGAGGTGCCTGTGTATCCGCCTAGTTGTCCCACTGGTGTTATGTGCATACAAACGGAGCCACAGCCTTCGTCATTATACCTCCAGCAATTATATCCACAACAAACGCCGCAAGCTTTATCGCCAATAAGTCCGCTTTATCCACGAGGTCCACAGCAAACACTAGTACCTACAAGTTCGTTATATCCTTATGCAGCGCCGCAAGCATTTATACCTACAAGTCCATTATATCCTCAAGCTTTGCCGCAAGCCCTAGTGTCAACAAGTCCATTATATCCTCAAGCTTTGCCGCAAGGCCAAGCGTCAATAAGTCATCAATATCCTCAAGCAGCGCCACAAACATTAGTCTCTCACTTATATCCCCAAGCATCGCCGCAATCCCTAGTGCCCACAAGTTCGTTTGCACAACCACAGGTATCCACGAAGCCGCAATTTATAGGTCCACTAACACCGCAGCCGTCACCGTCTCCCCAGAATGTGCATTCTCCTCAACCCTCGCAGCCTTTTGTGCCGCCACAGTCTCCTCTAGTCTGGAGTTCGCCACATCTGTCGCCGCAGTCTCAACAGGTACTGAATACACCATATCCAATGATTTCATCACGACCACAATACCCAGTGGGTCACAACGTTTAA